GGCTGCTGACCCGCAGGGTCAGAACACCCGCAAGGCAGTTGGCCGGGGTGCAACAGATGCCACCATCAATGCAGTCATCGAGCAGAAGATTCCATTCCGTGATGCGATCAGCCAAGTGTGTGCCGCAGCAGACCGGATGCCCGTTCTGAGCCTTCGGCGAAAGAAAGGGGTCTCGATAAAAGATCTTCCCCAGGCCAAGCGCAAGATCATCGAAGAGTTGCTGGCGATGTCCGTCGAGCAGTTGACCGATGTGGAGATCGAGGAATTCTTCGTCATCAAGCTGAAGCAACTGGCGGTCAACTTGTTGTTCGAGTTCGTGGACGAGTGCCTGACCTGGGCAAGTCCGATGAAATGTGAAGTCAACTTCGGACCTGCGCCAAAGTTCGAAGATCATCCCGTCGAAGGTGCCACCCAGCTCAAGCGGCTCGGCAAGATCAACCCCTTCTACCCCTCTCCCTTCCAATACAAGAAGGGCAGCATCGCGGCCGACCTGATGATTTCAGAGTACCGACACCAGCGACCTGACAAGGGCAACATCTTTGCCATCGTGGAGATCAAGTTTCCGGGGGATCGGATTGAGGCAGCACAGTTTGCGGCGTACAGGCGACTGCTGGATGCAGCTGCCGATGTCAAAACGAGCCGCGCGCCAATCACGTTCCAGGGCAAGCCCGTGAATTCCGGCGGTCGGCTTTCGCTGTTCCGCTACCCGGAGGACATCGCGGCGCATGAGAAAAAGGAACCCGACAAGGAAGGCAAGCACGACAGGAAAGACGAATCCAGGCAACAGGAAAAGTCAGAGAAACCCAGCGGCAGATCGCGATACAGCAAGAAGCGAGGCACTTGATGAGCACAACGGAGCCTTTCCTCAGTCCCGAGGAAATCGAAAAATTTATCCGCGAGAGCAAAGTGGCTCCGCAATGGTTCTACGGCTACAAGGATCGCGAGTTGGGCATCTGCCCCTTCGTGACTTTTTACGTGTACCACCAGCCTGAGGACTACATGTCAGTGGCGGAAAAGTTCATCACTGTCTGGGAGCGCTTCGGCAAGATCATCGATGAGCCGATCAAGAAGGTATTCAAGTCGCGCACACAGGTGTGGCTCAAAGGCGGCGACAAAGGGATCCCGACAGACCTACGGGCAGAGGCTGAACATCATCAGAAGGAGTTCGAGACGTTCTTCCTGATGGCCACAGACATGGAGTCACCCGATGCTTCGCCCTTGTGGTCCTATTCAGCTCGAGTCGATCACGTACCGCAAATGTGTTTCAGCACGCTCAAGCTGGTGTTCTGCTACGACTGGTACGAAGACGGCAACCAGGCACGTTGGCGCGACTTCGTGCTCGATTGCATCAAGTCGATTCGACCAGAGCAGGCATACATGGGCTACGAGGTAGGCAATGGTGGCCTCGGCGTGATGGGTAGCTACGAAGCTGATGTGCTCGAACGCATCTGTGCCGACTACTTCCACGGCATGGACATCGATCATCCGTGGAGCACGGGATTCCATTCCAACGAGCGGGGCGACAAGAATTGGGTCAATCCCAGCAACCTCGGCGCAGGCCTCCGCCCACCCACCTGGTGCTTCATGCTCTCGCCCGTATGGCAGCGCAAGCTCGGCAAGTCCGAGCACCAGATCCGCGTCGAACTTGCCGACCCGCGCATCAAGATCACGGCTATTCCCTACCCACGAGACAGACTCAACCCCGACGATGCCAATGGCCTCTGGATAGAGTTGGGCGATCTCGACCTGTATCCCGTGGAAGACGGCGTGCCCGAAGTGCTGGTCAAGGCCAACCGCCTGATTCACCCGATCCGCTGCGACGATTTGAATCTCACCTCACTCGACCCGTGGGACGGCGACCCCAACCCCCGCTTCGGCTACGAGAGCTCGCAGCGCTGGATGCGCCGCTTCGATGACGACAGCGACTGGCCCAGCGCCGAGCAGCGCCGCAAGCCACCGCCTCACGAAGGGCGCGATCCGGCAGCAAGGCAATCCTATGTTCCCGGCGGCGAGCCCTGTCCGCAGGCCGGATGGTGGTTCACCTTCGCACAATCAGACAGCCGTCGCTACTTCGAGAAGGGCGAAGTCATGCCGATCATCAAGGGCAGTGCCTTCGGCGATACCTACTGGCAACGCATGAGCGACCAGAAGAAGCCGTAGCGCGCCCACCGAAATAAACAAGTACTGGAGGAAAATTTGGACTTCCTGGATACCGTCGCTCAAGTATTGGGCAATCCGCATTTCGAAGCGTGGGTCGCTGGACCACTGATGGGTGTCATTGCCGCTCTTGTATTTGCTGCGGTGATCAAGCCACCTCGGCGCCGCGACGATGACAAGCGCAACCAAGGGGTGAGAAAGTCATCGCCAAAGACGAATGAACGCGAGTCCCTGCTATCTGAAGTGCACCACCATCATCACCATCACGTGAAACTCGTGCGTGCTGATGACGATTCGTCGGGCATGGTGGTGCTCTTTGCAACGGGAATCGTATTGACTGTCGGCCTGCTGCTGTTTTGTGCCTATCTGCCGCTGGTGGCAGGAGCGCTCTATTTTTTCATCAGTTCAGTTGCGGTGTTTTGCATCACCACGCTGCTCGTGATGCTCTTATCTGGAAGGTTCGGCTTTCTGGAATGGTTCAATCACGCATTCTTTTCCTTCCTGATCGCCGTCGGCTGCTTTTATGTTGTTTGGCTTGCTCGCACAAGCATCAGTGACCAGGTGGTGGCCGTCGCGCAGGGCTTGCTCAACCACAGTCCAAAGACAATCGGATCCGTTGTCGCGGCGGGTTGGAATTTCTTCCAGAGAATCAATTCTGTCTACGTGACGTGGATGCTGTTCGAAGTCGCGGCCTTTGCGCTCACTCTGCTTTGTACGGTCATAGTCTTCGCACGAACGTTGCACTTCGTCGCATTGATGCAGATGGATCCAGCATCAATTGGCGGTACGTGGGAGATTTGGGCGCGAAGAACTCAAGCATGTGCCGGATTGACGGGCGCGCTATTGGTGACCGGCCTTTTTGTTGTCGCATGGCTCCTGGCAAGCGGCACAGTTTTTCAGTGGACAAGATAGCGCATTGCTCGCGAAGCTCGACTTCGTTCTCTTGGGCCTCAGCCCTTCCCCACTACCCGCGCAATCCACGCCAGCAACACCGCCTCGACTTCCTCACGATTGACCTCATTCAGCGTCTCGTGACGCGCGCCACCGAACACGTGGCATGACACATCGCGCAGCCCCGCCTCGCGGTAGCGCTGCACCAGCGGATAGAACCACTCGGCCTTGTTGCTGACCGGGTCCTCATCACCGATGAAGAGATAGAGCGGTAGTTCGGGCCGAATGTGCTTCTGCATCGCGGCAGGCGTCAGGTCGGCGAGATTCGCGAACATCGAACCCAGCCCCTCGGCCGACACCGTGAACCCGCACAGCGGATCGGCAATGTAGGCATCGACCTGCGCCGGATCGCGGCTGAGCCAGTCGAAGGGCGTGCGAACGTCTGGCAATGCCGCGTTCATGTCTTCCAGCTTGAAGCCTGACTGCAAGGCTGCACCCAGCAGGTCGAGCGCCGAAGTGCCCGAGAGCACCGCACCCGCCAGCAGCGCACTGTGCTTGACGAGGTAGTACTGCGTGGCGAACGAGCCCATGCTGTGGCCCACAAGGATCAACGGCAGCCCGGGATGCACACCGCGCACGTGGTGGCTCAGCAGCGCCATGTCGTCCACCAGCCCGTCGAACGCGCGCGGTCCGAACTCGCCCAGCTCTCCGCGCTCCGAAGCGCCCTTGCCATGGCCGCGGTGCTCGTTCGCATAGACCACGTACCCGGCCTGCACCAGCGCATCCGCCAGATGCCGGTAGCGCAGCGAATGCTCGCCCATGCCGTGCGCCAGCTGGATGACGGCCCGCTGCGTCGCGCCCTGCCAGCGATGGACCTCCACCGTGACGCCGTCGTTGGCGGTCAGTTCGAAGTGCGTCTCGGTGGTTGGCATGCAGGGCTCCGGTGAAAATGGGCTGTCATCCTATGGCGTGCCGATTGCGCCCGGCATCAGGGCTTTCCTGCTCGTTCTCGTTTGCACTCCATGGCCGCTCGCAAGTTGAAAGCGGCGACCTCAAGGCATCCTGCCCCAGTCAGGATCGGCGAACCCTGAACACCGCATTGGCGCCCCACGTCGCAACCATCAGGTGCCCGTCGGGCGCCTGCGTCAGCCCCACCGGGCTGGACAGCCCGTCAGACACGATGCTGCGACGCCCTTGGGTGTCGATTCGGCTAACGGTGCTACCACCGTAGTCCACCACATATACCGCATCGTCGGCCGCACGCACGATGCCGGGGCCGGGGCTACGCAGGTCGGCGTTCACCGTGCGGGCTTGGCGATCCGAGCGCACGAGCGAGATGCCCCCGGCGATGTTGCTGACCATCAGATCGCCGTTGGCCAGTTCAACCGCACCCACCGGTGTTTGCAAGCCCTCGGCGGCGACCTCGATGCGCCCCTCCGGATTGGCAGCCAGGATCTGGTTCGTACGCCGATTGGCGATCAGCAGGCGTCCACGCGCGTCGAAGGACAGACCCGCCGGGGTCGCAAGCCCACGCACGAAGACCGCCTTCTTGCCTTCAGGGGTGAATCGCCACACCAGATCCTCGTTATACGACGCGACGAAGATGTCTCCAGTCCGAGAGATTGCCAGGCCCGAGGGGCCACTGAGCCCACTGGCCAAGGTACTGCGCTCGCCCGACGGCGAGAAGCGCAGCACCGTACCAGCCGACCAGTTCGCCACGTACAGTTGGCCCGCGCGGTCATAGCCTGTGCCCACCGGCGAACTCAAGCCATCGTGAATCGGCTGCGACTCCAGTCTCCAAGCCGCTGGACTTGCCAACTGAGCACGGGCGATCGTCAAGGCGGCGGTTGCGCATAGAACGGCAGGACCACCGAGCAACATGCGGCGCTTCATGCAGGTACTCCTTCGGCTTGCGTCTGCATGATGGCCGCAACGATTTCCTCACGCGTGAAGCCCACGTTGAGCGCGGCGATGACGGCAGTCTCGCGCCGCTTCGCGAGCCCTTTGCGGCAGTGGTCCGATGGAAGATGAATGTCTGACACGGGGTTTCCTTTCAGTCGGCGTGGATGCGGCCTGAAGGGAAGCCTCGATCGTCCGGCGGCGTCCGGATGCCGTTGCGTTCCCCTCACCGCGAAGCTTGGCGAAGGCCTGCGTCTGCCCTATGGGCATGCAGTTCCCACGCAAGCGCGGCAGGAATCCGATCCAGTCCATGTCCGAGACCGCACAACGACGCTGGCCACCAGGGGCCCTCGTCACCAGCGCTATCGGGCCCGTCCGCTCGCAGCAGGGCTGCGTGTGCGTACCCGGACCAGTTCGCTGCGTGACCTCGGCAATGGTTGGATGGGATGCCATGGAAACGATGCTAAAAGTTGGAGCGCGCTCTAAGTCAAGAGCGGGCAGCAAAATCGCGAAACCGGCTTTCTGGTTGGTCGAGGCGGGAGACGTTGCGGATGCCTTGCTCGGAACAACGCGACGCTGTCACCGGGTAGCGAGCAATTGGGCCATCTTCTTCAGCGCCGCTTCCGGCGTCGGCTCGATGTGGATCGAGCAGGCCAGCATCAGGTTCAGCGGTTGGCCGAAGTCTTCGACCGCGATGCCGGTGCCGCTTTCGCGCAGCACGTCGTTCGCGTCGACCTCGCATCGCAAAGCCACACGCGCGCGATCTGCGTAGCTGCCCTCGGGCACGCCGTAGGCCACCACCGGAATCCCCAGCGCGATCGCCGCGCCGACTTCGAACACCGTGCCGGAATCGGGCTCCATGCCTCTGAAGCACTGGAGGTTGGCAACGACACCGTCTGCGCCGCGAAGACGCTGCATGTTGGCTTGGTAGATCTGCATTTCCGGGGCGTCGGGGGTTTGCTCCTCGTTGCCGTCGGCGGGCAGTAGTGCGGCGAGGCCGACCGCATCGCACGCTGCGGTCAGCCGGATGAAGTGATCTCTCGCGTCGGGACGGAAGACGTCCGGGCCTGCCAGGTAGATGCGCGGGCGTGTCGGGATTCCGGGGGATTCGTCCATCGACAGAGCATCATCGATTTTCAGGCCAAGCTCAATACGAGCCACCTGCGGCAACGTCGGCGTCAATCCCTGGCCTTCGGGGAATCAGGCAAGAAACTCGCATAAAGCGACTACCGCCCCGCCCGCGCCTTTTTCAAGAATGGACGCTCCCTCCATTCACGAACCAAGGCGCACCATGAACACCGCACATCGCACCGGCGCACTCACCGCGCTCTCGCTGTCCCTCGCCATGGCCTCCGGG
This is a stretch of genomic DNA from Variovorax paradoxus. It encodes these proteins:
- a CDS encoding Vgb family protein, whose protein sequence is MKRRMLLGGPAVLCATAALTIARAQLASPAAWRLESQPIHDGLSSPVGTGYDRAGQLYVANWSAGTVLRFSPSGERSTLASGLSGPSGLAISRTGDIFVASYNEDLVWRFTPEGKKAVFVRGLATPAGLSFDARGRLLIANRRTNQILAANPEGRIEVAAEGLQTPVGAVELANGDLMVSNIAGGISLVRSDRQARTVNADLRSPGPGIVRAADDAVYVVDYGGSTVSRIDTQGRRSIVSDGLSSPVGLTQAPDGHLMVATWGANAVFRVRRS
- a CDS encoding nucleoside 2-deoxyribosyltransferase, translated to MDESPGIPTRPRIYLAGPDVFRPDARDHFIRLTAACDAVGLAALLPADGNEEQTPDAPEMQIYQANMQRLRGADGVVANLQCFRGMEPDSGTVFEVGAAIALGIPVVAYGVPEGSYADRARVALRCEVDANDVLRESGTGIAVEDFGQPLNLMLACSIHIEPTPEAALKKMAQLLATR
- a CDS encoding DUF3396 domain-containing protein; protein product: MSTTEPFLSPEEIEKFIRESKVAPQWFYGYKDRELGICPFVTFYVYHQPEDYMSVAEKFITVWERFGKIIDEPIKKVFKSRTQVWLKGGDKGIPTDLRAEAEHHQKEFETFFLMATDMESPDASPLWSYSARVDHVPQMCFSTLKLVFCYDWYEDGNQARWRDFVLDCIKSIRPEQAYMGYEVGNGGLGVMGSYEADVLERICADYFHGMDIDHPWSTGFHSNERGDKNWVNPSNLGAGLRPPTWCFMLSPVWQRKLGKSEHQIRVELADPRIKITAIPYPRDRLNPDDANGLWIELGDLDLYPVEDGVPEVLVKANRLIHPIRCDDLNLTSLDPWDGDPNPRFGYESSQRWMRRFDDDSDWPSAEQRRKPPPHEGRDPAARQSYVPGGEPCPQAGWWFTFAQSDSRRYFEKGEVMPIIKGSAFGDTYWQRMSDQKKP
- a CDS encoding alpha/beta hydrolase produces the protein MPTTETHFELTANDGVTVEVHRWQGATQRAVIQLAHGMGEHSLRYRHLADALVQAGYVVYANEHRGHGKGASERGELGEFGPRAFDGLVDDMALLSHHVRGVHPGLPLILVGHSMGSFATQYYLVKHSALLAGAVLSGTSALDLLGAALQSGFKLEDMNAALPDVRTPFDWLSRDPAQVDAYIADPLCGFTVSAEGLGSMFANLADLTPAAMQKHIRPELPLYLFIGDEDPVSNKAEWFYPLVQRYREAGLRDVSCHVFGGARHETLNEVNREEVEAVLLAWIARVVGKG